A stretch of Deltaproteobacteria bacterium DNA encodes these proteins:
- a CDS encoding mannose-1-phosphate guanylyltransferase, with translation MNVIIMAGGAGTRFWPMSRLRCPKQFLKIFGPRSLVEETFLRVAPLVEQRNIYIIVSEIHRALTEEVFKGREVKIVTEPLARNTAPCIGLGLIHILKDYGDGPVIVLPADHYIGNVEAFQDTTRRAVALVTKGGIATIGIVPTRPETGYGYIKAGKSLSGEAEAFRVEAFVEKPSLGMATQLLSEGGYYWNAGIFVFQAQTMMEEIRRCLPELYEGLMYLRDSLGKEGFGEKLREVYQKITPISIDYGVMERATSEVFVIPGRFPWSDVGSWQAIFELRSHERNKEGNLVDGNAIVLDCKNTFVQSRSERLIGCIGLEDIIIVDTSDALLICHQGSSQDVCRVVELIKERGLEELI, from the coding sequence ATGAACGTTATCATCATGGCCGGAGGAGCAGGAACCCGCTTTTGGCCGATGAGCAGGTTACGATGCCCCAAGCAGTTCCTCAAAATTTTCGGGCCTCGTTCCCTCGTTGAGGAAACCTTTCTGAGGGTTGCTCCTCTTGTTGAACAACGGAATATTTATATCATCGTCAGCGAGATTCATAGAGCGCTGACCGAAGAGGTCTTCAAAGGGAGGGAGGTCAAGATCGTCACGGAGCCACTGGCCAGAAATACGGCTCCTTGCATAGGTCTCGGGCTCATTCATATCCTAAAGGACTATGGAGATGGCCCTGTGATAGTCCTACCGGCGGATCATTACATTGGAAATGTGGAGGCCTTTCAAGATACAACCCGCCGTGCTGTTGCCTTGGTAACAAAGGGGGGTATTGCCACTATCGGTATCGTTCCTACCAGGCCTGAGACCGGTTACGGTTACATCAAAGCGGGGAAATCCCTCTCAGGAGAGGCGGAGGCGTTCCGAGTGGAGGCCTTTGTGGAGAAACCCTCCCTGGGCATGGCGACGCAACTTTTGTCAGAGGGGGGATATTATTGGAACGCAGGGATCTTCGTCTTTCAGGCCCAGACCATGATGGAGGAGATCAGGCGCTGCCTTCCCGAACTATATGAGGGGCTGATGTATCTGCGGGACTCTTTGGGAAAAGAGGGCTTTGGGGAGAAGTTGAGGGAGGTGTACCAAAAGATCACCCCTATATCCATCGACTATGGAGTCATGGAGAGGGCCACCTCTGAGGTATTTGTCATCCCCGGGCGTTTCCCCTGGAGTGATGTAGGGAGCTGGCAGGCCATCTTTGAACTGAGGAGCCACGAGCGGAACAAAGAGGGGAACCTCGTCGATGGCAATGCTATCGTCCTCGACTGCAAGAACACCTTTGTCCAGTCGCGATCAGAGCGACTGATCGGGTGCATAGGCCTGGAGGATATCATCATCGTAGACACCTCCGATGCCCTCCTTATCTGCCACCAAGGTTCTTCCCAGGACGTCTGTCGGGTTGTGGAGCTTATCAAAGAGAGGGGGTTGGAGGAGTTGATTTGA
- a CDS encoding phosphomannose isomerase type II C-terminal cupin domain, with protein sequence MKKTEQGSPPWGRWMVLDEGKNYKVKRIEVYPGKRLSYQKHFKRQEHWRIVQGQGKVTLDGQEILVKEWDGVEIPVEAAHRIENTGMKPLIFIEVQWGQYLQEDDIIRLDDDYGRVG encoded by the coding sequence ATGAAGAAGACTGAACAGGGGAGTCCTCCCTGGGGAAGGTGGATGGTCTTGGACGAGGGGAAAAACTACAAGGTAAAGCGCATAGAGGTCTATCCTGGAAAGCGGTTAAGTTATCAGAAACACTTTAAACGCCAGGAGCACTGGAGGATCGTTCAAGGGCAAGGGAAGGTAACCCTGGACGGACAAGAGATCCTTGTCAAGGAGTGGGATGGGGTGGAAATACCTGTGGAGGCTGCCCACCGCATAGAGAATACAGGAATGAAACCCCTCATTTTTATTGAGGTGCAATGGGGGCAATATCTGCAGGAGGATGATATCATCCGTCTGGATGATGACTATGGGAGGGTTGGATAA